The following proteins come from a genomic window of Sphingomonas oryzagri:
- a CDS encoding acyl-CoA thioesterase codes for MGRAAPELLDPARYIFVQDVQTRFSDMDSNQHINNVAIAAAFEDARVRFDLGHGARALFKNLRMMIVAAGIDYLAEAHYPQPLRIHVGVLAIGRTSWTLGQLALQDGRACAYCRATICATDGKAPTPLPDDLRECLTRGMIRPIAEG; via the coding sequence ATGGGCCGCGCCGCGCCCGAGCTGCTCGATCCCGCGCGCTACATCTTCGTGCAGGATGTGCAGACGCGCTTTTCGGACATGGATTCCAACCAGCACATCAACAATGTCGCGATCGCGGCGGCGTTCGAGGATGCGCGGGTGCGCTTCGATCTGGGCCACGGCGCCCGCGCCCTGTTCAAGAACCTGCGCATGATGATCGTCGCCGCCGGCATCGATTATCTGGCCGAGGCGCATTACCCGCAGCCGCTGCGGATCCATGTCGGCGTGCTGGCGATCGGGCGGACGAGCTGGACGCTCGGCCAGCTCGCGCTGCAGGATGGCCGGGCGTGCGCCTATTGCCGCGCGACGATCTGCGCGACCGACGGCAAGGCGCCGACACCGTTGCCCGACGATCTGCGCGAATGCCTCACGCGCGGCATGATCCGGCCGATCGCGGAAGGCTGA